One Thermoflexus hugenholtzii JAD2 DNA segment encodes these proteins:
- a CDS encoding DUF488 domain-containing protein, which produces MPTIWTVGHSNRPLEEFLELLRIHRVEWVIDVRRFPSSRRHPHFRGDALAVALAAVGIGYLHLPELGGRRAPRLDSPHIAWQTPGFRGYADHMESEEFQRGLERVMEEAGRARVALMCAERFPWRCHRRLIADALTVRGFQVEHILDQERCVGHSLPPWGCLEGGRLLYAGPSNPGGRQMELLPEGSARISPNPLKGEEG; this is translated from the coding sequence GTGCCCACAATCTGGACAGTAGGGCATTCGAACCGGCCGCTGGAGGAGTTCCTGGAGCTCCTCCGGATCCACCGGGTGGAGTGGGTGATAGACGTGCGGCGGTTTCCGTCCTCCCGGCGGCATCCCCATTTCCGCGGAGATGCCCTGGCGGTGGCCCTGGCCGCCGTGGGGATCGGTTACCTTCACCTGCCGGAGCTGGGCGGTCGGCGCGCCCCGCGGCTGGACTCCCCCCATATCGCTTGGCAGACGCCGGGGTTCCGCGGCTATGCGGACCACATGGAGAGCGAGGAGTTCCAGCGCGGGCTGGAGCGGGTGATGGAGGAGGCCGGGCGCGCCCGGGTCGCGCTCATGTGCGCGGAGCGGTTCCCGTGGCGCTGCCACCGGCGGCTCATCGCCGACGCCCTGACGGTGCGAGGGTTCCAGGTGGAGCACATCCTGGATCAGGAGCGTTGCGTCGGGCATTCGCTTCCTCCGTGGGGGTGCCTGGAGGGAGGGCGGTTGCTTTACGCCGGGCCTTCCAACCCGGGAGGGAGGCAGATGGAGTTGCTTCCCGAGGGATCCGCGCGCATCTCGCCGAACCCTCTGAAGGGTGAGGAAGGCTGA